CGCTGAACTTGACTTTAGCAAGCTTGGCTTGCAAGCCTGCCTTGGGATAACTGAACTCTATCTCGATCTCCTCTGCCACCGTGCTAAACTGCTAGTAGTAGCACACTAGTACCCTACCCACTAGCTGAGTTAAAATCTTTAGTGCAGTTCTCTAGGAGTAGTGGCTAGCAAGAGGGAGAAGCCAAAttaaggccctgtttggatactctaactgggttaaaggttagagttagatttcaaccatgaactaactctagccaaagaggtgtttggatgacagggttagatagAGCGTGGATACGGCGAAGCGCCTTCACGGACGTTGCGAGAGGGAAAGAGAAAGAGGACGAAAAGCTTTGAGGAGGTGGGGAGGGATCTATTGCGAGGAGAGCGAAAGAGAAATATGTTTTTTAGTGCTCCGGAGAAGAACTAACCCGAATAAACAccttttgggtgggttagattttttggatgggttagatgcatctaacccaaactaatcCTTCTGTTTGGATATCTTTGGGTTagacccaaactaactctaacccatggatccaaatagggctaTATTGAGCGAGCGCGATGACGAGATCTCGGCCTGGGCTTCGAGTATGAACGGAACGAGGCCGGGATAGCGCAGAGCAAACGCCGCAAATCTTGCACCGCAAGGAACGTTTTGCTTTGCTAGTCTTCATCCCCGTAAAGAAGATGTCCTGTCACCCCGTAAAAAAATGTATtgtgattttatttgatttttgcaAATCGAAAATGTATCTTGAGTTTTTTATTTTGCATGAAAAAAATGTGTTGTGAGTTGCGAAACGCGGATACGCGTCGACCGAAGAAGATGCCGACGTGTCCTCAGCTACGCGCAGCATGGCACGTACCCCGGTACTATGCCACATCGACCAGTGATTATTATACCATTCCCGCAAAAAATGTGATTATTATATAGGAGTAGTTATTATATGCCGTTCTGGGCAGGCAGAGGCGGGGGGCACGCACACGCGCACGAATCAGCAGAAAGCGCTGCCGATCTGCCAGGGACACGACCagctggcatgcatgcatgcacaaacGCACATGTAAATCCAAGCCTTGTCCGTCCGTCCGTCCTAATTAATCACGGTGGCCAGAGAAGAGAGAGCGAACATGAAGGAAGAGCGTGCGTTGATGACAGGAAGCCAGACGTTTTTGTCTCCGTGCACCAGGAGCTCGCTTGGATATATTTTTCCTCGCGGTCGAccaacaacaaaaaacaacaacaaagcctttagtcccaaacaagttggggtagactagaggtgaaacccataagatctcacaaccaactcatggctctggcacatggatagcaagcttccacgcacccctgtccatagctagctctttgtcgatactccaatccttcaggtctcttttaacggactcctcccatgtcaaaatcggtcgaccccgccctctcttgacattctccgcacgctttagccgtccgctatgcactggagcttctggaggcctgcgctgaatatgcccaaaccatctcaaacgatgttggacaagcttctcctcaattggtgctaccccaactctatctcgtatatcatcattccggactcgatccttcctcgtgtgaccacacatccatctcaacatacgcatctccgccacacctaactgttgaacatgtcgccttttagtcggcaacactccgcgccatacaacattgcgggtcaaaccgccgtcctgtagaacttgccttttagcttttgtggcactctcttgtcacagagaatgccagaagcttggcgccacttcatccatccggctttgattcgatggttcacatcttcatcaatacccccatcctcctgcaacattgaccccaaataccgaaaggtgtccttccgaggtaccacctggccatcaaggctaacctcctcctcctcacagctagtagtactgaaaccgcacatcatgtactcggttttagttctactaagcctaaaccctttcgatttcaaggtttgtctccataactctaacttcctatttacccctgtccgactatcgtcaactagcaccacatcatccgcaaagagcatacaccatgggatatctccttgtataccccttgtgacctcatccatcaccaatgcaaaaagataagggctcaaagctgacccctggtgcagtcctatcttaatcgggaagtcatcggtgtcgacatcacttgttcgaacacttgtcacaacattattgtacatgtccttgatgagggtaatgtactttgctgggactttgtgtttctccaaggcccaccacatgacattccgcggtatcttatcataggccttctccaagtcaatgaacaccatatgcaagtccttcttatgctccctatatctctccataagttgtcgtaccaagaaaatggcttccatggtcgacctcccaggcatgaaaccaaactgatttttggtcacgcttgtcattcttcttaagcggtgctcaatgactctctcccatagcttcattgtatggctcatcagcttaattccacggtaattagtacaactctgaacatccccttgTTCTTGAAGGATTTTTCCTCACGGTCGACCAATGTAATATAATCTAAACTAAACAAAGTGTAAGTTGCACTTGGTGTTCATTTTTCTACGTCACGACGTCACGTCTTGATGTGAGCGTACATGTCCCCGGTCGGCCCCCCCAACTTACTATTCATGTCATCGTCAGTGGGGTATTTGATCACTCTCATACTCATCGTAAGGGGCAAGTAAAGGCGGTGAGTGGTCTCTCATGCATGTCAAATTGCCAAGACGGTAATTAACTATAAAATGCCTTTGCCATGATCCATCCGGCTTTGTGGACTGGTGGATACGCTTTTGTCATGACGATTTGACCTCGCAGATTCGTGAGGAGTGCTTTTCATCATTTGACTTTAGTAAATTGGTGAGGGATCCGTTCCTCTTTTCTTTCATATATCTACCAAACGAGATGGGGAAAAGCACAGGAGGGCAAGAAGCAGATCAGCATGATTTTAAGCTTTTACCTGCTCTGCGTTCAAAAAAAAAGGCTTTTACCTGCTCTGCAAGAAAATATAAGTTCCTTTAGaccactattttagtgatctaaatgtttttatatttttttaagaGTGCGTATTTAAAAAAAATACGGGAAAGAACGAGCTTGCACACGGTTCACCAGCGGCTTTTCCGGGGCGCTGCTAACCCATGCAATGATGGGAGCCTCATTTACCAATGATTTGATGATTGGGATCGTAGTGAGTGGTGTGTACAGCGTGCGAGGGTACTATGAGCAAGCTTCCAAGAGAAAAGGTGAAAAGGGGAGTTCAGGTGCAGGGCAAGAAACACACAAAAAATGCTAAGCAACGACAGCCACGGTGACACGGAATTGCCTACTCGTCATGGGCCCAGTGATTAGATGCATGCACGGGTAATATCTCTGCGCTCTGCCTCAATTCCACTCCACCTCTTTTTTATATTATTACGTGTTACTGAAGGACAGGAATTTCTTTACTTGAGTTGCAAAACATAGCATCTCATGACAAAGATCGCGAGGGGCACCAAACATCACCAAACGGAGCAGGAGCACATTGCTTTCCGCCCAAGACTCGTAGTTGATTAATTAGTTGGAACCTTTGTCACTTTGTGTATGAACGTTGCTTAGAGGTTGAAAGCAGCCCCTTTTTAATTGACACTAGTGCACATTTTTGATCCGTCTCATCACTGGCTACAATTGACACTTGTTCTCTCTGGTTTATGATTATAATATCATGTTTTTATACCTTCTTGGCGGTATGATCATTCGGTGGCCTAGAGGCCTCGCTGTAATTTTCAGTGTGTTTGATGTGCTTTGCACTTTTGATGAACTTTTGTACACTAGATCTGGTTTAAAAAAATGACCTGCTATTTTGGGGTCATTTTGGGCACTAGTTGAAATTCTGGAGATTTCAGGTTATCTATTGTACGCTTCTGGTACCCAACCCATCAACAACATATGCCTACATGGGACGTAGTATGTGTAAGGCATAGAGACAAGCCATGTGAAAATAGTATCAGTCGATTGACCTAACAATCTTCAGTCATATTATGCAGCTTTTAATCATATATAGTTGAACATGGTAGTAAAAgtcatacttcctccgtcccaaaataagtgtctcataaagtcgagacacttattttgggacgaagggagtagatgGTAGTTGACgaaaggtaaaataaataaaactacCAATATTTGTTAAAGGTGGGAATATAAATATGATTCAATCGGGATGTTAATTCTTGTGATACATATATGCACAAAGCAATTAATAACATACATCTGACAAAAATGTGAACATTAATTGTATTTATTGCATAATCAAGGTTGAGTACTCGGTAGGGAAGCACGTAAAAGCAGCCGGATAACTAACGAAGATCAAAACCTAATATCTAGCTGACATCTCTGTTTTACACACTTCTACGCTTAGCATTCGGTTCTGCTTTAGAGTAGTCATTATACTATGGACAACAACTAAATTTTTAATATTTGAGCTACGACAGCCGTTAACCAGGTTGTTTCATGATATTGCCCACAATATCAGGTTAATTTTCAAAACAAGATAAGTGCACCAACATTAGCAAGTTCAACTTTGGTGCCCATTTAGATTAATCATGATAAGCATCATTGTTCATATTTATAATTTATTTATTACCAGGTTTCTCGTTTTCTGAAATTATGCTATGAGTATGAGTTGCTAAATGAGAAATTAAGAAAACCTACATCTATGAAAATCAACAAAAAGAGTCACAGAAAAAGTGATTGAAAACACATTAAAACTTTAAACATGTGGATTCTACATAATATCAAAGTAATTTACAAAATCATTCTTTTACTCAAAACACTAACAGTAGGATAATTTTCTTTAGGATTTTGCTTGCCAAATGTATTGCAATAGGTGTGAGAATATAACAATTTCACATTACAACCTAGAACTGCAAAAATCACCACATTGCTCTGCTTTGTGCTGAAGACTTGTACTTGATTAGTTGGAACCTTTGTCACTTTGTGTATGAACACTGGGAAAGCACCCCTCTTTCAATTGACACCACTGCAACTTTTTTTTGCCCTTCCCATCACTGGCTACGACGAGGCACATTTTGCTCGCAAGTTTATGATTATAATGCCTCATTTTCTGTGACAGTTTCGACACTAGTTGCAATTTTGAAGATTTCGGGTTATCTATCGTAGACTCCTAGTATTCTCCCCATCCACCATGGTAAAGCAACGTGGATGTAGTATGTGTAATGTAATATAAACCATGTGAAAATAATGTTGCTGGATCGACCTTCCAAACACATTCtgcaatttttttctatcatataTGGCCGAACATGGTAGTCAAAGTCGTGCATAGTAGTCAACGAAAGGTGAAATAATGGAAACTACCAGTATTGGTACAAGGCGGGTGTATTAATACAATTCAAATCGGGATATTAATTCTTGTGACACATATACGCACAATATAAATACAATTGATATGATATATCTGAAAAGATGTGTGTATTCATTCCATTTGTTCCATAATCAAGATAGAGTACTCGGTAATGAATGAAATTATTAAAAGCGACTGATTTGATGATAACTAACGAAGATCAAGCCATATATCTTATCTAATCGCCATCTTCGTTTTACATAGTTCTAAACTCAACATTTCATTTCCGCTTTAGGTCGCGAATACAATTCAACCGGGATGTAATTCTTGTGACATACATACACACAATATAAATGCAATTAATAGCATATATCTGAAAAGATGTGCATATTCATCTCATTTATTCCATAATTTAGATAGAGCACTCAACAGTGAAACAGATAAAAGCATCCGATTTGATGATAACTAACGAAGATCAAACCCTATTATCTAGCCACCATCTCCATTTTACACAGTTCTAAACTTAGCATTTCAGTTCCGCTTTAAAGCAGTCACTGTACTATGAACAACAACTAAAGTTTTAATATTTGAGCTACGTCAGCTAGGCCGTTTCATGAAATTACGCACAATGACATGTCATTTTTTAAAACAAAGATAAGTGTGCCAATATTAGTAAGTTCAGCTAGGTGGCCATTTTATCAAGACGCAAGCTCGGTGCCCATTTAGTTTATCACGATAAACATTATTGTTCATCTTTAAATTAAATTTATTCTATGAGTTTTCTtatacaaaaaaatgctatgagCATGAGTTGCTACATGAGAATTTAAGAAAACCTACCTGTATGAAAACTAATAAAGCGAACCACAGAAAAAGTGATTGAAAATACACAAAACTTCAAACACACGGATCATACATAATATCAAATCGGCTTTAGGGAATCATTCTTTTATTCCAAACACACATGACAATAGGAATCTTTTTTAGTGTTTTGCTCATAGAAATGCTCTATTATCTTATCACTGCAACAGGTCGCAAAGTATCCCAATTTCACATTAGAACCCAAATGCAGAAGTCACCACTTTGTGAGGGTCTGCGTTCATATGTATATAGTCCTACATATCATGATAAATAAATTCACAGGTCCTATCCTGGAAGGAAAAATGCCGTCTTATTGTTAGGAACATATTTGGTAAGAATTTATTGCTTACCAAAGAATATTATTAATTGGGAGAAAAATCAGAGATGAGAGGAAAATCAAGCGGGAATAGGAAAGAGGGGGCAATATATAGAAAGGTTGGACGAAGCAGAGGGTGAAATGGGAACCTTACTTTCTTTTTATATTTATAATATAATATAATTTATTTATTACCAGCTTTCTCATTTTTCTGAAATTATGTTATGAGTATGAGTTGCTACATGAGAAATTATGAAAACCTATATATATGAAAATCAATAAAGTGAATCACATAAAAGGCGATTGAAAGCACATTAAAACTTCGAACATGTGGATTCTACATAAATTCAAAGTAGCTTTAAATAATCATTCTTTTACTCAAAACACTCACAATATAACAATTTATTTAGGATTTCGTTCGCCAAATGTATTGCAACAGGTCTGAGAATAAACCAGTTTCACATTACAACCCAGAACTGCAAAAATCACCACATCTTTGCCTTCTGCTGAAGACTTCTAGTTGATTAGTTGGAACCTTTGTCACTTTGTGTATGAACATTGGTTCAAAGTTGAAAGCATCCCCCTTTCAATTGACACTGCTGCAACTTTTTTTTGCACTTCCCGTCGCTGGCtacgatgatgcacatttttctctCAAGTTTATGATTATAATGCCTCACTTTCCACGTCATTTTTGGCACTAGTTACAATTTTGAAGATTTTGGGTAATCCATTGTGGACTCATGGGATTCTCCCCATCCACTATTGTAAGGCAACGTGAATGTAGTATGTATAATGTATAAACCATGTGAAAATATTGTCACTGGATCGACCTTACAAACATATTCTGCAATTTTTTATATCATATATGGTCGAACATGATAGTCAAAGTCATGAGTAGTCAACGAAAGGTGAAGGTGAAATAAAGAAAACTACAAGTATTTGTAAAAGGCAGGAGTACTAATACAATTCAATCGGGATACTAATTCTTGTCACACATATACACACAATATAAATACGATTAATATGATATATCTAAAAAGATGTGGGTATTCATTCCATTTGTTCCATAATCAAGATAGAGTACTCGGTAATGAATGAAATTATTAAAAGCGACTGATTTGATGATAACTAACGTAAGACCAAGCCATATATCTTATCTAGCCGCCATCTCCATTTTAAACAGTTCTGAACTCAGCATTTCATTtccgctttagagcaactctacCAGACCCTACAttccgccccggcccgcaaaataaccgccaaattgcGGTCCGGGGCCGGAAAATCCGCACGACCAGACACTGCATCCTgccccggcccgcaaaaatttTTGCGGGGCGCGACAAATCTTCTCCCCCAATCTCTATCTTCACAGGCTGGGAGGCTGACCCGAGCTGAGCCCCTATTCAgcgcgagatttggcgggagggacatttccgcgcgcCCTTTCCTGCTTCCCGCACCCTCNNNNNNNNNNNNNNNNNNNNNNNNNNNNNNNNNNNNNNNNNNNNNNNNNNNNNNNNNNNNNNNNNNNNNNNNNNNNNNNNNNNNNNNNNNNNNNNNNNNNNNNNNNNNNNNNNNNNNNNNNNNNNNNNNNNNNNNNNNNNNNNNNNNNNNNNNNNNNNNNNNNNNNNNNNNNNNNNNNNNNNNNNNNNNNNNNNNNNNNNNNNNNNNNNNNNNNNNNNNNNNNNNNNNNNNNNNNNNNNNNNNNNNNNNNNNNNNNNNNNNNNNNNNNNNNNNNNNNNNNNNNNNNNNNNNNNNNNNNNNNNNNNNNNNNNNNNNNNNNNNNNNNNNNNNNNNNNNNNNNNNNNNNNNNNNNNNNNNNNNNNNNNNNNNNNNNNNNNNNNNNNNNNNNNNNNNNNNNNNNNNCCATCACCCTCGAGGTCGCGCATGCTccttcccctcgggcggatctcgtcgccgaccatgttgcccccgtcgccgtcgcccaagcacacgccgcgccggcccgcaagcggcagggcaacgtggtcgtgcagggcgggaatccggcTGGCCCCGCCTCGATggcccgcgctccgggcgccaACGCCGCAGTGCGATCCCGGTCGGTGGcggagaaggccggcaaggccgcgggCGTAAAGCGGAGGAAGGTTCCGGCTTCAAGGAAGCCACCTTCCTCAACCTCTCACTCCACACCCCCCCCgcaaggaggtgctccggcgatgccgttcaacggtgccgctccccccgcgagcgaggtgttcgacgaaatggccggaaggtatgcctCTTCGATCTTGCGATTCCCTTTCATTTTTCGCCATTAGTGtcgatagctcgtgacttgttCGTGAACTTgctatagcggtggttcgaacaatgcaacaaccgagttcgtgaacttgttggacatgaacacggttgacattgatcaagcccctttCGAACCATTCAACTACAATGAAACGGACGGTGGCGTGGATGATCATGGTTGTGCGGACGAATTGGACGAGATCGAAGCAGAAGCGTTTGAGGAATCGCAAGCAAAGAGTGGGAAAAgccaaagatcgaagaactacacgatcttgaaagatcaagctttgatccaagcatggagtgcggtgtctcttgatccATGCACGGGTGTTTCTCAAACcgccaagagatattggcaaatgattgaagatcaatacttccgcattatgAAAAAGTATCCCAATAAGACTCCACGCACATTTTGGTCGCTTCAAGGGCGTTGGGAGAAtatcaagcctatgtgcagcccgttgggcagcttgcttggagcaagtacacaatgcacctccaagtggcaccATGGAGTCCGATTATGTGAGTTTGTTTTtcctttgttcaagttgtgcatcatcataatgtaTCATGTGAAATGATTGCATCACTTTGTTCATATTTTGTAGGACAAGATTGCTCAACATAGATACAAGGCCATGGAAGCTTCGAAAGGCAGATTCTTCAaattagagcattgttgggagttgctccaaaagtgcgTTAAGTGAAAGTTGATCGACAGAGAATCCCCACCAAAGAGAGGCTCACTTGCaaacatggaagaagatgaagatgatgatggcccaagaaatttgcaCAAGCCCGATGGTGACAAGAAGACTAGAGAGAAGATcaagagagagcaagaagcatcaagcttgagggagaagattgatgccatggtgcaatcaaacgagttgatgttgttgaagtcgttggagattaagaaagagttggccgagaagaaggcaaaagaaaagcaagaaaaatggtaaatgctcaaggaagaggggctccGCAAAGCTGCCATTGAGGACAGAAAAGCACGCGCCTCCGAAAACAAATCGATGCCATTGTTgcttgccgaagagaacaagatcatgtcaatgaaccgcaatgacatggacaacctcaccaaaacatggcatgatatggcaaggagagagatcttgaagaggagaatggtagCCTCAGCCGGTCCGTATTCCAGTTCCGgtgatgttttctctgctccatacGGTGGTAATGTGGATGATTTCGGTGCGCGAGTTGGAACAAGCGACGGAGGTGGATTTGGTGGTGCCGATGAACTTCAATATGGACTCCATGGCGCGCAGTGAAGATCGACccccaagatgatgccggacatgggcGCAAACCTTTTGCATGCCCTTTTTTGCGTAATGAACTTCGCTTTTATTTGCGCGCAAACTGTTTAtgtcatttgaatttgaacttatttgCCAAACCCTATGTCAAATGTGAGATTTGCAGTTTTTCTGTTTGCGGGTCTTCGCGGTGGTGCCCGAGCAGAACCCGCAGAAGCCGACACAtaaaaaagcatattccgcgaacatacttttttacggatccgtttggggggtctgcatctgtgccagcccgcACTGGCCCGCAAAAGtggttttgcgcgaactgcaaacgaGTTTTGCGGGCCAGTGGgatgcagggtctgctagagttgctcttaggtcGCGAATACAATCCAACCGAGATGTAATTCTTgtgacatacacacacacaatatAAATGCAATTAATAGCATATATTTGAAAAGATGTGCATATCCATTTCATTTATTCCGTAACTAAGATAGAGCACTCGGCAGTGAAACGCATAAAAGCGACCGGTTGATGATAACTAACAAAGACCAAGCCCTATTATGTAGCCACCATCTTCGTTTTACATAGTTCTAAACTTAGTATTTTAGTTCCACTTTGAAGCAGTCATTATACCATGAACGACAACTGAAGTTTTGATATTTGAGCTACGTCAGCTAGGCTGTTTTATGAAATTACACACAATAGCGTGTCATTTTTCAAAACAAAGATAAGCGCGCCAATATTAATAAGTTCAGATAGGTGGCCATTTTATCGAGAGGAAAGCTCGATGCCCATTTAGTTTATCACGataagcattattattgttcatatTTATACCAAATCTGTTCATtagtttttttcacaaaaaaatgcTATGAGCATGAGTTGCTACATGAGAATTTAAGAAAAACCTACATGTATGAAAACTAATAAAGAACCACAGCAAAGGTGTTTGAAAATACACAAAACTTCAAACAGACGGATCATACATAATACCAAATCAGCTTTAGGGAATCATTCTTTTATTCCAAACACACATGACAATAGGAAATCTTGTTTAGTGTTTTGCTCGTAGAAATGCTCTATTATCTTATCACTGCAACAGGTCGCAAAGTATCTCAATTTCACATTAGAACCCAAATGCAAAAGTTACCACTTTGTGAGGGCCTGCGTTCATACGTATATACTCCTACGTATCATGATAAATAAATTCACAGGTCCGTTCCCTATCCTAGAGCTGCAATTCATTCCCCCACCAAAGCACCAACACGACAAGCGGAGCGGGAGGGAGCGGGGGAGGGAGGGGTTGGTCGTCCTCTACTTCTCTGCTCTCGAGACAGTACAGTGAGGTGCCAAGCATGTGACCCTCTTCACTTCCTCAAGAAGTCACGCACCAAACACTTACCCACCACCACCGCCGCAGCAAGAGCTCCGCCGctccccacccctcccctcccctctcctcgccccctcctctgcctcctcctcgacctccggGGGAAGGAATCGGAGAGGCAGGCGCGCGGCGAGCCATGGCGTCCAGCGCTTCCCGGTTCATCAAGTGCGTCACGGTGGGCGACGGCGCCGTCGGCAAGACCTGCATGCTCATCTGCTACACCAGNNNNNNNNNNNNNNNNNNNNNNNNNNNNNNNNNNNNNNNNNNNNNNNNNNNNNNNNNNNNNNNNNNNNNNNNNNNNNNNNNNNNNNNNNNNNNNNNNNNNNNNNNNNNNNNNNNNNNNNNNNNNNNNNNNNNNNNNNNNNNNNNNNNNNNNNNNNNNNNNNNNNNNNNNNNNNNNNNNNNNNNNNNNNNNNNNNNNNNNNNNNNNNNNNNNNNNNNNNNNNNNNNNNNNNNNNNNNNNNNNNNNNNNNNNNNNNNNNNNNNNNNNNNNNNNNNNNNNNNNNNNNNNNNNNNNNNNNNNNNNNNNNNNNNNNNNNNNNNNNNNNNNNNNNNNNNNNNNNNNNNNNNNNNNNNNNNNNNNNNNNNNNNNNNNNNNNNNNNNNNNNNNNNNNNNNNNNNNNNNNNNNNNNNNNNNNNNNNNNNNNNNNNNNNNNNNNNNNNNNNNNNNNNNNNNNNNNNNNNNNNNNNNNNNNNNNNNNNNNNNNNNNNNNNNNNNNNNNNNNNNNNNNNNNNNNNNNNNNNNNNNNNNNNNNNNNNNNNNNNNNNNNATGTACAGTACTGGTGGTGATTTTGTATTATTGGAGACTGTTGTGCAAAGAATCTTTCCCAATTTGCTTTCGAGGCGTGTTTTTCTGTGATGGATTAGCGTCGTGGGTGATTTTCCATTGCACTCGAGACACTAATTTCTCAATTTTCTGACGGGCATTTGCCTTGGCAGGACTACATACCTACGGTGTTCGACAATTTCAGCGCAAACGTGGTGGCGGACGGCACCACGGTGAATTTGGGCCTTTGGGATACCGCCGGTAAATCTCACCTCCTTATTCGACTGCTTTCTTTGCCCTGCTGCACCTGTGGTTTGTAGGTTTTGTTTTGCCTCAACTGCACATCACAGTAGTAAATTTTACTCTCTGACGATTCATTTGGTAACTGGGGAGCTCACATGGTACCATCTTTGCAGGGCAGGAGGATTACAACCGGCTGAGGCCTCTAAGCTACCGCGGCGCTGATGTTTTTGTGCTTGCCTTCTCTCTTGTGAGCCGAGCTAGCTATGAGAATATCATGAAGAAGGTGCCGAAATGTTCTATCATCCTTTGTAGTAGGACTTATTCCTTTTTATTTGGAAACAATGTCAAAGAGGTTTGAATGTTTTGCGCTTTGTTGTTTCCCCTTTCAGTGGATACCGGAGCTTCAGCATTACGCGCCCGGCGTGCCTGTTGTGCTGGTAGGC
Above is a window of Triticum aestivum cultivar Chinese Spring chromosome 6B, IWGSC CS RefSeq v2.1, whole genome shotgun sequence DNA encoding:
- the LOC123138253 gene encoding rac-like GTP-binding protein 3 (The sequence of the model RefSeq protein was modified relative to this genomic sequence to represent the inferred CDS: added 16 bases not found in genome assembly); this encodes MASSASRFIKCVTVGDGAVGKTCMLICYTSNKFPTDYIPTVFDNFSANVVADGTTVNLGLWDTAGQEDYNRLRPLSYRGADVFVLAFSLVSRASYENIMKKWIPELQHYAPGVPVVLVGTKLDLREDKHYLLDHPGMIPVTTAQGEELCKQVGALYYIECSSKTQQNVKAVFDAAIKVVIQPPTKQREKKKKKQRRGCSMMNFGGRKMLCFKS